The DNA region CCCATAAGGTTCGGGGTCAGGTAGTTGCCCAGCACAAGCATGAAGACAACAATGGAACCGGAGGTGATGCCCGGCTTGCAATGAGGAATGATGATGGTCCGCCAGATTGTCCACTGCCCGGCCCCCAGATCATGGGCAGCTTCGATAAGGCTGTCGTCAAGACTCTCCATTACTGAAACCAACGGCACAACCATAAACAGCATGGAAGTATAAACCAGCCCCATGATCATGGTCGCATCATTGTAAAGCATCTCAACGGGCTTATCGATCAGCCCGATCTTGAGCATGAAAAAGTTAAGCACCCCGGATTCACGCAGCAGGATCATCCAGCCGTAAATGCGGACCAGCTCACTGACCCAGAACGGCAGCAAAAGCATGATCATAAGCGCGCCCTGAACCCGCGTTCTGGCCAGCTTGGCAATATAAAATGAGACCGGCATGGAAAGCAGGAAAACAACAAATGTAGTGATAATGGCGTAAAGGCAGGTACGCACGAAAGTAAGCCAGTAGATGGGCTCATCAAAAAAATTAAAATAATTCTGGAAAGTCCAGATCATGTCGCCGTAATCATTCTCGCCCCTGAAGCTCATGGTCAGCAAATCACAGAGCGGCAATACTATCAGCAAAGACAGCCACATAATGACCGGAGCGAAAAAAATCCAGAAAACCATTCTTGAACGGACCATATTATTCCTCCGCCCCGAAACAGATACCTGAATCAGGATGCCACCCCACAGCGATTTCATTACCCGGTTCAATATGATCAAAACGGCGATTCTGGGGCAGGCTGACGATAAGTTCGTGGTCCTCTTTGGTTACGGTCAGCAAACGACTGTTAGCTCCGTCAAAAAGAATGCTCTTCACCGTGACCTCAAAGACATTCAAGCCACTGCGGTCCTTGGGTTCAATAAGCATGGCTTCAGGGCGCAGGAAAAGATCGGCCCGCCCGCCGCAGGAACAAGCTCCGTGAGGCTTGGTTTGAAATGAATACCCTTCGTCAGTAACAATACGGACTTTTTCATTATCGCTCTCAACGACCTTTCCGCTCCATTTGTTGTTATCACCCACAAACTGGGCCACAAACGGGGTCGCGGGCTTTCCGTAAAGTTCCTGCGGGCTGCCCACCTGCTCGAATCGACCGTTATTCATGACCGCAACCCGGTCAGACATGACCAGAGCCTCGGACTGATCGTGGGTAATGTAGATAAAGGTCGTTCCCACTTTGGCCTGCAACTTTTTAAGCTCCACCTTCATCTGCTCGCGCAGCTTCAGATCCAGAGCACCCAAAGGTTCATCAAGCAGCAGCACAGAAGGCTCCAGCACCAGACAACGCGCAATTGCCACCCGCTGTTTCTGCCCCCCGGAAAGCTGGTTAATCTGCTTTGCGCCGTAACCGGGCAGTCCGACCCTTTCGAGAATGGCCTCAGTCTTCTTTTGAATATCAACAGCTCCGACTCCGCGCCTTTTCAGCCCGAAAGCGATATTTTCAGAAACATTCATCATGGGAAACAGAGCCAGATGCTGGAAAACCAGATTAACCGGACGTTTATTTGGCGGCACACCGATCATGGAGCCGCCCCGAATTTCAATATCCCCGGAAGTAGGCTCCTCAAATCCGGCAATCATACGCAGCAAAGTGGTCTTGCCACAGCCGGAAGGCCCCAGAATAGAGAAAAATGATCCGGCAGGAACATCAAACGAGACACCATCGACAGCGGTAAAGTCACCGAATTTCTTCACCATATCAGAGACAGAAAGATCGTTAATCATGAAATATCGTCCGGGGATAAAAAATTAAACAAAGGCGGAGAGTCCGAAGACCCTCCGCCATAGATATTACTATTTCAGCAACCCTTAATTGGCAGCCTTAATTTTATCGAGGATCTTGCCTTCCATGCTTTCCAGCTTGGCAGGCACCGGGGGATACCACTTGATGTTGTCAATAACTGACTGAGGAAAGGAGCGGGCAAAGTTATCCGCAACAGCCTTATCTGTGAACTTCAGAGCATCTTTGGAGGCAGTGGCATATTTTTCCTTGGAGGAGAAGTAACCGGCGTTTTCAGGCTTCATAGCGAAGTTGATCCACTTGTAGGCAGCGTCAACATTTTTAGCTTTGACCGGGATGGCGAAAGTATCAATCCAACCAAGGGCACCTTCTTTGGGAGCCTTGAAATCAATGGCCTTATTGTCGGTGTGAAGTTTCCATCCACCTGCATCCCAAGCCATGGCAACAAAGACTTCACCGGAACGCATGGATTCAAGCAGGGAATCGCCGTTAGCCCAGTAATTTTTAACAATAGGCTTGGATTTGATCAGGGTCTCGGCAATTTTGTCGAGCATGGCTTTGTATTCTTTGGGCTTGTCATAAAGAGCAAAGGGATCATAGCCGAGGGCAAAGCCCATGGCGATGAGGGTGGGTCTCTTAAGGCGGTAGCTTACGCGACCTTTATATTTAGGATCAATGAGAGCTTTAAAAGAATCTACGCCCGGAGCCTTATCACTGTTAACGATCAGTCCGGAAGTACCCCAGCAAAAAGGAGCAGCGTAAGATTTATCCTTAACAAGGGTGTTGGCTTTAACCGCGGTGAGCATTGAAGGAATGAACAGGCTGGAATCAAGCTTGGAGTAATCCATGGCCTGATACAGCTTGTATTTTTTCTGAACAGAAGAAATACGGTCCTGAGAAGGCTGGGCAAGGTCAAAACCAGCACCGCGGGTGGCCCGCAACTTGGCGATCATTTCTTCGTTGTTGGAAAAAGTAACCTCAACCTTGATTCCGGTTTCTTTTTCAAAAGTGTCGATCAATTTCTGGGGGGCATACCCTTTCCAGGTTAACAATTTCAGAGTCTCCGCCTGAGCGGTTCCAGCCAGTGCAAACAGGGTCAACAAAGCAAATACAATAATCCTTTTCATGACAAACTCCATATTTATGTAACAAACAAGCGAATAATTCCGTTAGTTGTTACAAGCACATACAAACACGAACACCACCAACTCGTCACAAAACAGCAAAGGTCACGTTACAGCCACAAGTGAATTTAAAGCAAGTTTTTTGACAAATTCCACATATCGAAAACAATTTGTGCACTTTCGAAAACAACCGACCTATAAGAAAAGCCCTCCCGCGCAGAGCACGGAAGGGCTTCAATCAATTCTATTCAGCTATGTCTTAATTGTTCTTAAAGGCAATACGGAAACAGGCACAAGCCCCGCCCCAGGTAATGCCGAGTCCGAAGAGCATCATGATAATTGCTGAAAATTCCATACTTAGCTCCTTTTCAGGAAGTTTCTGTTGATACCGGTCACATTCACAAATCCGCCTTTACTGCGGGCGCAGGCAAGACCGAAGAGCAGGCAGATGACAAGCGTGGACCAGCCGAAGGCAACAGTGGCGGAAGTTGAGTAACCGCCGTAGTTCTCGGAAAGATCACCGATGAAGTTAGAAACCAGCATGAAACCGAGCATTGCCGGAACAACGAAGCGCAGGCTGTTAATCCAGAGTGCGCCGACCTTGATCTCGGAGGTCAGGTTCACGTGGTTGCGCAGGTCATCAAGTTTGCAGAACCATGCGATGAAGATGATTTCAATGAATCCGCCCATGAGGATACCGAAGTTGTTGATGAAGTGGTCCACGATATCGAGCAGGAGCAGTCCGCCGCCGGTGGTGAAGGCAATGCTGACCAGAAAGCCGATGGCACACATGATGGTCGCCGCCATTTTACGGGAAACGTTCATCTTATCGATCAGCGCAGCAACAACAACTTCCGCAAGGGAAATCATGGAAGACAGCCCCGCAACGGTGAGCGCGAGGAAGAACAGGGTTCCGAAGAAAGCGGGGGCAGGCATCAGGTTTACCGCTGTGGGCAGGGTGATGAAGGCAAGCCCCACACCGGAACCGGCGACTTCACTGACCGGAACGCCCTGCTGAAGGGCCATGTAGCCCAGTACGCTGAAAATCATGATCCCGGAAATGATGCTGAAACCGCAGTTGATGAATACGGTCATACAGGCATTGTTGTTGATATCGGAATCCTTGGACAGGTAACTGGAATAAGAAATCATGATCGCAAAGCCGATGGACAGGCTGTAAAAGATCTGTCCGAATGCATCGGCCCAGACCTTGCCGTCCATGAGAGCGTGAAAGTCGGGCTTGAACAGCCACTGCAGACCGTCAACAGCACCGGGAAGCATCAGCCCTCTACCGATAAAGATGAACACAAGCAGGAAAAGCAGGGGCATGAAAATTTTACTGATCCGTTCAATACCGCTTTTAACACCGGTGAACACAGCAATGAAAGTCATCAGCCATGCTGCGGCGGTGGCGGTAAGAATCTTGGTCTGAACGCCGCCCATATTCATGGGGGAATCAGTCAGGCCGAGAAATTCTCCGAAGAAAAATTCCTTGGGAGACGCACCCCAGCCCTGAGTGAAGGCCAACAGAAAATAGTTGATGGCCCAGGCCACAACCACCACGTAATATGTGGTGATGATGAAGGAAACCATGACCTGCCACCAGCCGAGCCATTCCCATTTCTTGGAAATAGAGG from Desulfovibrio sp. JC022 includes:
- a CDS encoding ABC transporter permease produces the protein MVRSRMVFWIFFAPVIMWLSLLIVLPLCDLLTMSFRGENDYGDMIWTFQNYFNFFDEPIYWLTFVRTCLYAIITTFVVFLLSMPVSFYIAKLARTRVQGALMIMLLLPFWVSELVRIYGWMILLRESGVLNFFMLKIGLIDKPVEMLYNDATMIMGLVYTSMLFMVVPLVSVMESLDDSLIEAAHDLGAGQWTIWRTIIIPHCKPGITSGSIVVFMLVLGNYLTPNLMGGKNSLWFTEQIYNQFIASFNWNQGSAFGFLLLILSSLIIWIGLKLTRQKLGEVAS
- a CDS encoding ABC transporter ATP-binding protein; the protein is MINDLSVSDMVKKFGDFTAVDGVSFDVPAGSFFSILGPSGCGKTTLLRMIAGFEEPTSGDIEIRGGSMIGVPPNKRPVNLVFQHLALFPMMNVSENIAFGLKRRGVGAVDIQKKTEAILERVGLPGYGAKQINQLSGGQKQRVAIARCLVLEPSVLLLDEPLGALDLKLREQMKVELKKLQAKVGTTFIYITHDQSEALVMSDRVAVMNNGRFEQVGSPQELYGKPATPFVAQFVGDNNKWSGKVVESDNEKVRIVTDEGYSFQTKPHGACSCGGRADLFLRPEAMLIEPKDRSGLNVFEVTVKSILFDGANSRLLTVTKEDHELIVSLPQNRRFDHIEPGNEIAVGWHPDSGICFGAEE
- a CDS encoding MetS family NSS transporter small subunit, with product MEFSAIIMMLFGLGITWGGACACFRIAFKNN
- a CDS encoding sodium-dependent transporter; translated protein: MQKRETWGSRTGFIMAAVGSAIGLGNIWRFPYMVYENGGGAFLIPYFVAMLAAGMPFMILEFGLGQKFKGSAPKVFSSISKKWEWLGWWQVMVSFIITTYYVVVVAWAINYFLLAFTQGWGASPKEFFFGEFLGLTDSPMNMGGVQTKILTATAAAWLMTFIAVFTGVKSGIERISKIFMPLLFLLVFIFIGRGLMLPGAVDGLQWLFKPDFHALMDGKVWADAFGQIFYSLSIGFAIMISYSSYLSKDSDINNNACMTVFINCGFSIISGIMIFSVLGYMALQQGVPVSEVAGSGVGLAFITLPTAVNLMPAPAFFGTLFFLALTVAGLSSMISLAEVVVAALIDKMNVSRKMAATIMCAIGFLVSIAFTTGGGLLLLDIVDHFINNFGILMGGFIEIIFIAWFCKLDDLRNHVNLTSEIKVGALWINSLRFVVPAMLGFMLVSNFIGDLSENYGGYSTSATVAFGWSTLVICLLFGLACARSKGGFVNVTGINRNFLKRS
- a CDS encoding extracellular solute-binding protein; protein product: MKRIIVFALLTLFALAGTAQAETLKLLTWKGYAPQKLIDTFEKETGIKVEVTFSNNEEMIAKLRATRGAGFDLAQPSQDRISSVQKKYKLYQAMDYSKLDSSLFIPSMLTAVKANTLVKDKSYAAPFCWGTSGLIVNSDKAPGVDSFKALIDPKYKGRVSYRLKRPTLIAMGFALGYDPFALYDKPKEYKAMLDKIAETLIKSKPIVKNYWANGDSLLESMRSGEVFVAMAWDAGGWKLHTDNKAIDFKAPKEGALGWIDTFAIPVKAKNVDAAYKWINFAMKPENAGYFSSKEKYATASKDALKFTDKAVADNFARSFPQSVIDNIKWYPPVPAKLESMEGKILDKIKAAN